Proteins encoded together in one Prunus dulcis chromosome 3, ALMONDv2, whole genome shotgun sequence window:
- the LOC117620639 gene encoding uncharacterized protein LOC117620639, giving the protein MSRLSFRPRPLDIHKKLPIVKSVKDFEDDDTPTSTRNSQLLRLAADAAIETEVPQTPTNKKLAPEIPTPQFVIVDTYERDYSRTFAQPNSYLRARGARAELGEFVEYDLDNEDEDWLYEFNKEKNILAPDKLESIIFKLEVLDHKARERAGVITPTLASPIPVLLQHDVASEALQPQSLRYAVIQSIYNYWKEKRERWQKPILRRLQPPPPVNDTNPYNVFRPREKTHRLHTRRMQRRENNVQSFEKLRQVRRNLDQAKTILEALIKREEKKREVMEIEVSLQIIQMKYKHETELLEDSLALPGFPPVSCKFGSSEDEFVDSDDVANSRPRTRPSAIQNPPLTDSNMVMVPTGTMKQEFRRRHAPQGWLHKMDPLEPVLLFTRPLVPEKLAAAGIVPPSDSSTQKGVPTPPYKFRGRIGRGGRLVFDRWNPLMHTPIDCGNSFYIPPKPRPTTYN; this is encoded by the exons ATGAGTAGGCTTTCATTCAGACCTCGCCCTCTTGATATTCACAAGAAGCTTCCCATTGTCAAGTCTGTTAAGGACTTCGAAGACGATGACACCCCAACTTCTACTCGCAATTCTCAGCTTCTGCGTCTCGCCGCCGATGCCGCCATTGAAACTGAGGTGCCCCAAACCCCCACCAACAAGAAACTCGCTCCTGAAATACCAACTCCTCAGTTTGTTATTGTTGACACTTATGAGCGCGACTATTCTCGCACTTTTGCCCAACCCAATTCGTACCTTCGCGCAAGAGGAG CTCGGGCCGAGCTCGGAGAGTTTGTGGAGTATGACCTAGACAATGAGGATGAGGACTGGCTCTACGagttcaacaaagaaaagaatattcTTGCTCCTGACAA GCTTGAGAGTATTATTTTTAAGTTGGAGGTTTTGGATCATAAGGCGCGAGAAAGAGCAGGAGTTATAACTCCTACACTTGCTTCACCAATCCCTGTACTTCTACAACATGATGTTGCTAGTGAG GCTCTCCAACCTCAGTCCCTCAGATATGCTGTTATCCaatctatttataattattggaAAGAGAAG CGTGAACGATGGCAGAAGCCTATTTTGCGGCGTTTGCAG CCTCCTCCACCGGTTAATGACACCAACCCATACAATGTCTTTAGGCCAAGGGAGAAAACCCACAGACTGCACACAAGAAGG ATGCAAAGAAGGGAAAACAATGTGCAGTCATTTGAAAAGCTTCGTCAG GTCAGACGCAACCTGGACCAAGCCAAGACCATACTGGAGGCTTTAATCAAG agagaagagaaaaagagggaAGTCATGGAGATTGAAGTTAGTCTTCAAATAATCCAAATGAAGTACAAG CATGAAACTGAGCTCCTGGAAGATAGCTTGGCCCTTCCTGGATTTCCACCTGTATCTTGCAAATTTGGTTCAAGTGAGGATGAATTTGTTGATTCAGATGATGTTGCAAACAGTCGGCCCCGCACACGACCTTCTGCAATACAGAATCCGCCTTTAACTGACTCCAATATGGTTATGGTTCCTACAGGAACCATGAAGCAAGAGTTTAGACGGCGGCATGCGCCACAAGGGTGGCTTCATAAAATG GATCCTCTTGAACCAGTTTTGTTATTTACAAGACCTCTAGTTCCAGAGAAGTTGGCAGCTGCAGGCATTGTTCCACCATCAGATTCTTCAACGCAAAAGGGAGTACCAACACCACCTTATAAATTTCGAGGAAGAATTGGCAGAGGAGGCCGATTGGTATTTGACAGATGGAACCCCTTGATGCATACTCCAATTGACTGTGGGAATTCTTTTTATATACCACCTAAACCTCGACCTACAACATACAATTGA